A genome region from Hydrogenoanaerobacterium saccharovorans includes the following:
- a CDS encoding M23 family metallopeptidase: MADPITAAKIALVLSDKKNLKVIFFGLLFLLLLVLLIIALPFLIICAVLLTLNPFGQAELDNDIYFQSIQDVKAEYRIENELPTSVVKTIDFTLNGDLMDSKREITAFIKDYFVDSKVVAEKKDVPSDDPMSGESKTVTVKKTVYFFISAEEISSMLRTTPFEFSEDDIEFIQLLYDEGEEDTEDVPVIGDDGSLTGGVISLVKGGAHYTQGWHGMGRGAGVDIGATIGTPVVAAFDGSVDYYIWRNNSGAIVSYGAVAFLRSDNGKTAIYAHLSRFDTFESGAYIAAFPSIKQFAPNVEQYYQSKQVKQGDVIGAVGNTGYSFGPHLHFGLMIDGKAVNPMKYFR; this comes from the coding sequence ATGGCAGACCCTATTACCGCCGCCAAAATTGCGCTTGTTTTATCCGATAAGAAGAATTTAAAAGTCATCTTCTTCGGACTGCTCTTTCTTCTTTTGCTGGTGTTACTGATAATCGCACTGCCATTTCTCATTATCTGTGCAGTTCTGCTGACACTAAACCCATTTGGGCAAGCAGAACTGGACAATGATATTTATTTTCAGTCGATACAAGATGTTAAGGCAGAATACCGCATCGAAAACGAACTGCCGACAAGTGTTGTAAAGACAATTGATTTCACCTTAAACGGCGACTTGATGGATAGCAAACGCGAGATAACAGCGTTTATCAAAGATTACTTTGTTGACTCCAAAGTCGTTGCAGAAAAAAAGGATGTTCCCAGCGATGACCCGATGAGCGGAGAGTCAAAGACAGTCACGGTCAAAAAGACCGTGTATTTTTTTATATCTGCTGAAGAAATTAGTTCTATGTTAAGGACTACTCCCTTTGAATTTTCAGAGGATGACATTGAGTTCATTCAGCTACTTTATGACGAGGGTGAAGAAGATACAGAAGATGTTCCTGTTATTGGTGATGACGGTTCTTTAACGGGTGGTGTTATCTCTCTTGTGAAAGGTGGTGCTCACTACACACAAGGGTGGCACGGTATGGGACGCGGAGCAGGTGTTGACATTGGTGCAACCATTGGCACTCCTGTGGTAGCTGCCTTTGATGGCAGCGTAGATTATTACATATGGCGCAACAACAGCGGTGCCATTGTAAGCTATGGAGCGGTTGCATTTCTTCGTTCAGACAATGGCAAGACTGCGATTTATGCGCACCTTTCTCGGTTCGATACCTTTGAGAGCGGAGCATATATTGCGGCGTTTCCATCCATAAAACAATTTGCACCGAACGTAGAACAGTACTACCAATCCAAGCAAGTAAAGCAAGGCGATGTCATTGGAGCGGTCGGAAACACAGGCTACAGTTTCGGGCCGCATCTGCACTTCGGGCTTATGATTGACGGTAAGGCGGTTAATCCAATGAAGTATTTTAGATAA
- a CDS encoding type II secretion system F family protein → MYLLCIPIGFGLLLYFWDSLQRICCMIRSHYKQYLQQAVHYILQKLSRKPSLKTRVKILNNGKKENFILRSYNTMTGILSATGEKEKIKNMRIISAVCSAFGMVLSFYLRSYMLIPILTVGFALLPMWLIKFKLFRYNLRMQNELSVVLSMVTNSYIRNENIVESIKENLVYMNEPCKSIFQSFVYASRSINPDPIKNLTSLKSKIDNHIFHLWCESLILCQNDINQKSALNAVVEQFATDKELYNMLSTEISKPMWTFIIVAILSSTCFPLIALMGHQLGMGDLLGIMFDTWLGQVLIVCYALNLLYGINKAIDLSTSME, encoded by the coding sequence ATGTATCTACTTTGTATTCCGATTGGCTTCGGACTTCTCCTGTACTTTTGGGATAGCCTGCAACGGATTTGCTGTATGATACGCAGCCATTACAAGCAATACCTACAGCAAGCGGTTCATTACATACTCCAAAAGCTTTCCCGCAAGCCATCCCTAAAAACACGGGTAAAAATCCTCAACAACGGTAAAAAAGAAAACTTTATCTTACGGTCGTACAACACGATGACAGGTATCCTATCTGCTACGGGTGAAAAGGAAAAGATAAAGAACATGAGAATCATATCGGCAGTTTGTTCTGCATTCGGTATGGTTCTTTCTTTCTATCTACGCAGCTACATGCTGATACCAATTCTGACCGTGGGGTTTGCCCTTTTACCGATGTGGCTCATTAAGTTTAAACTGTTTCGGTACAACCTGCGCATGCAAAACGAGCTTTCGGTTGTCCTCTCTATGGTGACAAACTCGTATATCCGAAACGAGAACATTGTGGAATCCATAAAAGAGAATTTGGTGTATATGAACGAACCCTGTAAATCTATTTTTCAGTCGTTTGTCTATGCCAGCAGGAGTATCAACCCCGACCCCATTAAAAACTTGACGAGCTTGAAAAGCAAAATTGATAATCACATTTTTCACTTGTGGTGCGAAAGTCTCATTTTGTGTCAAAACGACATCAACCAAAAAAGCGCACTCAACGCCGTAGTGGAACAGTTTGCAACGGATAAAGAACTTTACAATATGCTCTCTACAGAAATATCAAAACCAATGTGGACATTCATTATTGTAGCAATACTGTCAAGCACATGTTTTCCATTGATAGCCCTTATGGGTCATCAACTCGGTATGGGTGATTTGCTGGGTATCATGTTTGACACTTGGCTAGGTCAAGTTCTTATTGTGTGCTATGCTCTTAACCTATTGTATGGCATTAACAAAGCCATTGATTTATCAACGTCAATGGAATGA
- a CDS encoding DUF3991 and TOPRIM domain-containing protein produces the protein MADANQRRDRGGNGKVCQAIKEHFDILEYIQACGYHLEEKKQGEYQCVEHKSLWVTPAKNIFVWHSKTKGGSIIDFVMLNDGISFEETVSKLRLEMTGKTPTYSPIKYEKFKKENKPFELPQPLKDKYRRVFAYLTKTRCIDHKVVQDMVDRKFVYESAKHHNCVFVGYDYDHTAKFGCVRSTGTKKFGIDVAGCKKIGWMVNPNRPAMFITEAPIDAMSIMTLLKEGGKDYNQYTHYAQSGNPPNGMLQYHIENNPNVKTVYLCFDRDDAGEAFVKKAKMELKQAGFQGEIIRKLPMTNDFNEDLQTHTAQIRAARSPVLTQSKQRLVSSQKTFQEDNLCISR, from the coding sequence ATGGCAGATGCGAACCAACGGCGCGACAGAGGTGGCAATGGGAAGGTGTGTCAAGCCATTAAGGAACACTTTGATATACTGGAATACATACAAGCTTGCGGATATCACTTAGAAGAAAAAAAGCAAGGCGAATATCAGTGCGTAGAACACAAAAGCCTGTGGGTAACACCTGCAAAGAATATTTTTGTATGGCACTCTAAAACCAAAGGCGGTAGTATTATTGATTTTGTTATGCTCAACGATGGGATTTCTTTTGAGGAGACTGTCTCAAAATTGAGGCTTGAAATGACGGGAAAAACACCTACCTACTCGCCCATTAAGTACGAGAAGTTTAAGAAAGAAAACAAGCCATTTGAGCTGCCGCAACCACTGAAAGATAAATACCGTAGGGTATTTGCCTACCTCACAAAAACGCGCTGCATCGACCACAAAGTGGTGCAGGACATGGTTGACCGAAAGTTCGTGTACGAAAGCGCGAAACACCACAATTGCGTGTTCGTGGGCTACGATTACGACCATACTGCAAAGTTTGGTTGTGTACGCTCCACAGGAACTAAAAAATTCGGCATCGATGTTGCAGGCTGTAAAAAAATCGGTTGGATGGTGAACCCGAACCGCCCTGCTATGTTTATCACCGAGGCACCAATAGACGCGATGTCCATTATGACACTGCTCAAAGAAGGCGGCAAAGATTACAACCAGTACACCCATTACGCACAAAGCGGTAACCCGCCGAACGGGATGCTGCAATACCACATAGAAAACAACCCAAACGTCAAGACGGTGTATCTTTGCTTTGACCGCGATGACGCGGGGGAAGCTTTTGTAAAAAAAGCAAAGATGGAGTTAAAACAAGCGGGGTTTCAGGGGGAGATTATCCGCAAACTACCGATGACAAACGATTTTAATGAGGATTTGCAAACACACACAGCACAAATTCGGGCCGCTCGTTCCCCTGTTCTAACACAGTCGAAACAGCGGCTCGTTTCATCTCAAAAAACATTTCAGGAGGACAATTTATGTATCAGTCGTTAA
- a CDS encoding DUF4320 family protein, with the protein MNRAFYKVINKLQSKNGSSEFIAAIIVFMGLSLFISGGISVWGQMSKRDDLQQIAQTMAREIALEGEVNSTIQRRLENVEQLMRMDVDMDVDGSYIGTSKKLRTESDFTVTISYHTKYGVGWINWRKEKTYVAKATGTVEEYHK; encoded by the coding sequence ATGAATCGCGCTTTTTATAAGGTTATTAATAAGCTGCAAAGTAAAAATGGCAGCTCGGAATTTATTGCTGCTATTATCGTATTTATGGGACTGAGCTTATTTATTAGCGGTGGGATTAGCGTTTGGGGACAAATGAGCAAGCGGGATGACCTCCAGCAAATCGCACAAACGATGGCACGCGAAATCGCGCTGGAGGGTGAAGTCAACAGCACCATCCAGCGCAGGCTAGAGAATGTTGAACAACTGATGCGGATGGATGTGGATATGGATGTGGATGGCAGCTACATTGGAACTTCCAAAAAGCTGCGAACAGAATCCGATTTTACCGTGACCATTTCTTACCACACCAAATACGGTGTAGGATGGATAAACTGGAGAAAGGAGAAAACCTATGTCGCAAAGGCTACCGGAACGGTTGAAGAATATCACAAATAA
- a CDS encoding ATPase, T2SS/T4P/T4SS family, whose protein sequence is MNNIDSFYNVQGESAYLDVLNFVQEYMAKNTSFDTDKMSKDDVFRYKKHIETCITTNQLRCKGFDTLSQLVERLYNSMTQYDILTEYLKPEVYNTEGIEEIYGRWNCIYILAKNKKKRLKEKFPSVDSCRNILNRISNKFNFNINEGTPTALGEFAPNIRASIVSEPITSEEMGPEFNIRIVHGSKMKRKLLLEGGTIDEYGLRFLELCIENKINICIGGATGSGKTGTMYYLLSHITQDDTYRVGTIEIESREFNLVKYDENGDCINDVFHWVTKANDDERYNVSANDLVEIVLRFKPDVVGVGEMRNREALMTCELAITGHGAITTIHPQDAQDTYSRIVMLCKKSGINYDDQTLYDIAIKAFPIIVYQKQNKRTGDRKIYEIVEGIEYKDRKVIVNPLVQYVVEDTIESTGETIGSIQHANKISQKLRQRFLDNGCSRAKLNGF, encoded by the coding sequence ATGAATAACATCGACTCGTTTTACAACGTTCAAGGCGAAAGCGCCTATTTGGATGTGCTCAATTTTGTGCAGGAATATATGGCAAAGAACACAAGCTTTGACACAGACAAAATGAGTAAGGATGATGTGTTTCGCTATAAAAAGCACATCGAAACCTGCATTACAACCAATCAGTTGCGATGCAAAGGTTTTGATACCCTATCCCAGTTGGTTGAGCGATTGTATAACAGTATGACACAGTACGACATTCTCACAGAATATCTCAAGCCCGAAGTCTATAACACAGAGGGCATTGAAGAAATTTATGGTCGTTGGAACTGCATCTATATCCTTGCCAAGAATAAGAAGAAACGGCTGAAAGAAAAATTTCCATCGGTTGACTCTTGTAGAAACATCTTAAACCGAATCTCTAACAAGTTTAACTTTAACATCAACGAGGGAACACCAACAGCACTTGGTGAGTTTGCTCCAAACATTCGTGCCTCCATTGTATCAGAGCCAATCACATCAGAAGAAATGGGGCCTGAATTTAACATTCGAATTGTGCACGGAAGTAAGATGAAGCGAAAACTACTGCTTGAGGGCGGTACAATAGACGAATACGGACTGCGGTTTCTAGAACTTTGCATTGAGAACAAAATCAATATCTGCATAGGTGGCGCAACGGGTTCGGGCAAAACTGGCACCATGTACTACCTGCTGTCCCACATCACGCAGGATGATACTTACCGCGTGGGAACAATCGAAATAGAGAGCCGCGAATTTAACCTTGTGAAATACGATGAAAACGGGGACTGCATCAACGATGTGTTTCATTGGGTGACTAAAGCAAACGACGACGAGAGATACAACGTTTCAGCCAATGACCTCGTCGAAATCGTACTGCGGTTTAAGCCCGACGTTGTAGGTGTTGGCGAGATGCGAAACAGAGAAGCCCTTATGACCTGTGAACTGGCAATCACTGGTCATGGCGCAATAACAACCATTCATCCCCAAGATGCTCAGGACACGTATTCTCGTATTGTTATGTTGTGCAAAAAATCCGGTATCAACTACGACGACCAAACGCTCTACGATATTGCAATCAAAGCCTTTCCTATTATTGTTTATCAAAAACAAAACAAGAGAACTGGCGACCGTAAAATTTATGAAATTGTTGAGGGTATCGAGTACAAAGACCGCAAGGTGATTGTAAATCCATTGGTACAATACGTTGTAGAGGACACCATTGAGAGCACCGGTGAAACGATAGGCAGCATTCAGCACGCAAATAAAATCTCTCAAAAGCTTCGTCAAAGGTTTTTGGATAATGGATGCTCCCGTGCCAAACTCAACGGTTTTTGA
- a CDS encoding type II secretion system F family protein, which translates to MIQQLLFSLLFVFGIYLLYKEFFIKPTSATVKAVTKVKVFGVTKRYEKLMQFISSKIENHVRIPEYKRNEYVRMLEVLGLTYTPEQYTARIYAQSIFAFLIGLIPAIRVPLLVLLAPILALFIYQLQLKSLKKQYTKRKTDIEMELPKLCSVINSRLKSTSNAQTILSSFLPITNDSMSSELTVTLADMKTGSPETALRRFEGRISSPKVSDVVRGLIAVQNGDDLSVYFQSKQHQFNNDRVTVKKKNIQARPLQLSMPVICSFLINLIFILYALSLGIKLLLNGAF; encoded by the coding sequence TTGATTCAGCAACTACTATTCAGCCTGCTCTTTGTATTTGGCATTTATTTGCTTTACAAAGAGTTTTTTATTAAACCCACATCAGCCACTGTAAAAGCTGTAACTAAAGTAAAAGTCTTTGGGGTTACAAAGCGGTATGAAAAACTAATGCAATTCATTTCAAGTAAAATTGAAAATCATGTACGAATTCCTGAATATAAACGGAATGAATATGTACGCATGCTTGAAGTGTTGGGACTCACCTATACACCTGAGCAATACACTGCTAGAATATACGCTCAATCAATATTTGCGTTCCTTATAGGGCTGATACCTGCTATTCGAGTTCCTTTATTGGTGCTGTTAGCTCCGATATTGGCACTTTTCATTTACCAACTACAGTTAAAATCCTTGAAAAAACAATACACCAAAAGGAAAACCGACATTGAAATGGAATTACCAAAGCTATGCAGTGTTATTAATTCACGGCTGAAAAGCACATCCAATGCTCAGACTATTTTGTCATCATTTTTGCCAATAACGAACGACTCTATGTCATCGGAACTTACCGTAACTTTGGCAGATATGAAAACAGGCAGTCCTGAGACAGCTTTGCGACGATTTGAAGGTCGCATCAGTTCGCCGAAAGTGAGCGATGTGGTTCGAGGCTTGATTGCAGTACAAAACGGCGATGACTTGAGTGTTTATTTTCAATCTAAACAGCACCAGTTTAACAACGACCGTGTCACTGTTAAGAAAAAAAACATTCAGGCGCGTCCGCTTCAATTAAGCATGCCTGTGATATGCTCTTTTCTTATAAATCTTATCTTCATTTTATATGCCTTGTCGCTTGGCATAAAGCTACTATTAAACGGCGCTTTCTAA
- a CDS encoding MinD/ParA family ATP-binding protein has product MKDIIAVWGNAGAGKSLVSCALANALTAKGNNVIVISTDKLTPMFPVYLPFTEEKPEYSLGRLLSAPVTEDRLRYTIHIHPHNAHLGYMSLLSTENGLSYQTSWKTDTIHQLVQLLLTRDYADYVLFDCTSDVLSDNATLYALKNAKQVVRVLSPDTSGITFSKVQMPILQNGGMNANHIVVLNNVFEYSPSAQIQKDYVIEHILPHCRDAYSKYIGGQLIKGLSDVDGVRFTETIQKIYQQVVTIDE; this is encoded by the coding sequence ATGAAAGATATCATAGCGGTATGGGGCAATGCAGGTGCGGGTAAAAGCCTTGTTTCTTGTGCGTTAGCAAATGCGCTCACGGCGAAAGGCAACAATGTGATTGTCATCAGCACCGACAAGCTCACTCCCATGTTTCCTGTATATCTTCCGTTCACAGAGGAAAAGCCCGAATACTCCTTAGGTAGACTACTCTCCGCCCCCGTAACGGAAGACCGCTTGCGTTATACCATCCACATCCATCCGCACAATGCTCATCTTGGTTATATGTCTCTGCTGTCAACCGAAAACGGACTGAGCTATCAGACAAGCTGGAAAACAGATACCATTCATCAGCTGGTACAGTTGCTCCTGACAAGAGATTATGCAGACTACGTGCTGTTTGATTGTACAAGCGATGTGCTCAGCGATAACGCAACCTTGTATGCCCTCAAAAACGCAAAGCAGGTTGTGCGTGTCCTATCCCCTGACACAAGCGGCATTACCTTTTCCAAAGTACAAATGCCAATCCTGCAAAACGGCGGAATGAACGCCAACCACATTGTGGTGCTCAACAACGTATTTGAATACAGCCCATCGGCGCAGATACAAAAGGATTACGTCATTGAGCACATCTTACCACATTGTCGTGATGCTTACTCCAAATATATTGGCGGGCAGCTTATCAAAGGCTTATCGGATGTAGATGGAGTGCGATTTACCGAAACTATCCAAAAAATTTATCAACAGGTGGTGACAATCGATGAATAA
- a CDS encoding VirB4 family type IV secretion system protein gives MEMTSLINFNFEQNYISTPKGHFHFFKLKPPNFTTLSENDKDYYYNGFENLMRTVTEHSFSMLAIDQTINLNKNREFIKTLDNRFEYIMDDLLSELNKVEDRIGNTQRVYYFVVKSKQAITVEKFKEALDASGNVCEIAEKSELISVMRCFLLREFCDCDIYLDVDEEETESDISPIVRHLLPTKMDFDINYVLQTNFYRKTLVVRNLPQNITSGNNDILKKIIQRPNTTVHIRISDMNGEQVKKLVDKQFNNKSSGFFATKQTKVLETANDVNTLTAFYNDCLQNAGSGGGVKYVNIYIELYGKTVAELEENIKAISSEFSASGITLEDFVLRQKDGFLGVSPIGSDTRGKLLANNIPSNTFGRMYPFSASYINDHTGMLLGKTIDNGIISIDNNVRSKSRTNTSIAIVGDPGQGKSWLIKKIICQKALRHATIFNFDSDRDEYCDEFKKLGGTNINCARGDFAINPMQVRGFRDKQIDDLEWDETAYEADIFQDTKALETPFYQHLSWLSDFFKVLIPSINPIQLAALKILMQDVYKKFGIDENTDISVLKPTDYPIFSDLYEFIDDILENPKKYSGLYKMIDDTVLKELLLLLYDVHKGSLSPLFNKHTNIINSKLINFNIKELLTGSSDNMQAVLFNYLTYIWNRIICGEKNVMLAIDELHLLVNRDNLMVVKYLNSFVRRARKYEATLLTGTQRLADCLDPAIVHITASILDTPTYKFIFYPGNVDMDLVQQKLQLTKGEVDSIRYSNQRHCLLKAGKDNYHMIVGSLPFEAELFGTGGGR, from the coding sequence ATGGAAATGACGAGTTTAATTAACTTTAATTTTGAACAAAATTACATATCAACACCAAAAGGGCACTTTCATTTCTTCAAATTGAAACCGCCCAATTTTACAACACTGAGCGAAAATGACAAAGATTACTATTACAACGGTTTTGAAAACTTGATGCGCACCGTTACAGAACATTCCTTTTCAATGCTTGCCATTGACCAAACAATAAACCTGAATAAAAACAGGGAGTTTATTAAAACACTGGATAACCGTTTTGAGTACATCATGGACGATTTATTAAGCGAACTCAACAAAGTAGAAGACCGCATCGGTAATACACAGCGTGTTTATTATTTTGTTGTTAAATCAAAGCAAGCTATTACTGTAGAAAAATTCAAAGAAGCCTTGGATGCTTCGGGCAACGTTTGTGAAATCGCAGAAAAATCAGAACTGATAAGTGTTATGCGCTGTTTTCTGCTCAGAGAGTTTTGTGACTGTGATATTTACCTAGATGTCGATGAAGAAGAAACAGAGTCGGATATTTCTCCTATTGTCCGTCATCTGCTCCCCACGAAAATGGACTTTGATATTAATTATGTTCTGCAAACCAACTTCTATCGAAAAACCTTAGTAGTAAGAAATCTTCCGCAAAACATTACCAGTGGTAACAATGACATACTCAAAAAAATCATTCAGCGACCAAACACCACCGTTCATATCCGTATATCGGATATGAACGGTGAACAGGTCAAGAAGCTTGTAGATAAGCAGTTTAATAACAAAAGCAGTGGCTTTTTTGCCACCAAACAGACTAAGGTGCTTGAAACTGCCAATGACGTAAATACACTAACCGCATTTTATAACGACTGTCTGCAAAACGCAGGCAGTGGCGGTGGAGTAAAGTATGTAAACATTTACATCGAACTTTATGGAAAAACGGTTGCGGAACTGGAGGAAAACATAAAAGCAATTTCATCGGAATTTTCTGCCTCTGGCATCACGTTGGAGGACTTTGTACTACGCCAAAAGGATGGCTTTTTGGGAGTATCCCCTATCGGTTCTGACACACGTGGAAAACTGCTTGCCAATAATATTCCGTCCAACACATTTGGCAGAATGTATCCGTTTAGCGCATCTTATATCAATGACCATACTGGCATGTTATTGGGCAAAACCATTGATAATGGTATTATCTCTATTGATAACAACGTACGCAGTAAGAGCAGAACAAATACCAGTATTGCAATAGTTGGTGACCCGGGGCAAGGAAAGTCTTGGCTCATTAAAAAAATTATCTGTCAAAAGGCTCTGCGGCACGCAACCATATTTAATTTTGACTCCGACAGGGATGAATATTGTGATGAGTTTAAAAAACTAGGCGGAACGAACATCAACTGTGCACGAGGAGACTTTGCAATCAACCCAATGCAAGTAAGGGGATTTCGCGATAAGCAAATTGATGACTTGGAATGGGATGAAACAGCCTATGAAGCCGATATATTTCAAGATACCAAAGCACTTGAAACACCTTTTTATCAACATCTCAGTTGGCTCTCAGATTTTTTCAAGGTACTTATCCCCAGTATTAATCCCATTCAGTTAGCGGCGCTTAAAATATTGATGCAGGACGTATACAAAAAATTCGGCATTGACGAAAACACCGATATATCCGTATTAAAACCAACCGATTACCCTATATTTTCAGATTTGTATGAGTTCATCGATGACATTTTGGAAAACCCAAAGAAATACAGTGGTCTATACAAGATGATTGATGATACTGTGCTGAAAGAATTACTACTGCTTCTTTATGATGTACACAAAGGCTCTCTCAGTCCCCTATTTAATAAGCACACAAATATCATAAACAGTAAGCTAATAAACTTTAATATAAAAGAATTGCTTACAGGGTCAAGCGATAATATGCAAGCGGTGTTGTTTAACTACCTTACTTACATATGGAATAGAATTATCTGCGGTGAAAAAAATGTAATGTTAGCAATCGATGAACTTCATCTTTTGGTGAACCGCGATAACCTTATGGTTGTAAAATATCTAAACTCGTTTGTACGCCGTGCAAGAAAATACGAGGCAACCCTATTAACGGGAACACAAAGGCTGGCAGATTGCCTTGACCCCGCAATTGTGCATATTACGGCATCCATCTTGGATACACCCACCTATAAATTTATTTTTTATCCTGGTAATGTAGATATGGATTTGGTACAGCAAAAGCTACAGCTTACAAAAGGTGAAGTTGATAGCATCCGATATTCTAACCAACGCCATTGTTTATTGAAAGCAGGTAAAGACAATTACCATATGATTGTTGGCAGTTTACCCTTTGAAGCTGAATTGTTTGGTACTGGCGGAGGTCGATAA
- the cpaB gene encoding Flp pilus assembly protein CpaB — MFGRKKQVYTFKEDKPKKKSKKPKNELKELSEDSTPPVDEIETTEAPVQETDATTETPIQQEQPNKKKKGKKEKPPKQPKEPKEKVPFFKNKKKVGITLIVLSLLVMLVVSPLLNYFTSTEQAVTVIATQDIPKGTLIEDKMLAKVEVPAAALLPIHLRGQEQAAGQYAKTDIAKDEMISTPKLSETTPFDDSYLYKLPEGKKAMSVTISSLAAGLSGKLRQGDIITLYANLDTKEDKEDYTAILLPELTYLEVLAVTNADGYDITKAVEQSELEDALSATVTVAVDDLQAAKLAGLEVNGKVYAALVTRGDKERAVQLLSVQDNYLQQAKEQKKAEPIVPPVPAQPTTPPESVVVMQQGGDKQ, encoded by the coding sequence ATGTTTGGCAGAAAAAAACAAGTATACACGTTTAAGGAGGATAAGCCAAAAAAGAAAAGCAAGAAACCTAAGAATGAATTAAAAGAGCTTTCCGAAGACAGCACCCCACCTGTTGACGAAATCGAAACAACCGAAGCACCTGTACAAGAAACAGATGCTACAACAGAAACCCCTATACAGCAGGAACAGCCTAACAAAAAGAAAAAAGGAAAGAAAGAAAAACCACCCAAACAGCCAAAAGAACCGAAAGAAAAAGTACCATTTTTTAAAAATAAAAAGAAAGTGGGCATTACCCTCATTGTATTGTCTCTGCTGGTGATGCTGGTCGTGTCTCCCCTGCTGAATTACTTTACGTCAACAGAACAGGCAGTAACAGTAATTGCAACACAGGATATCCCAAAAGGAACGCTCATTGAAGATAAGATGCTGGCAAAAGTAGAAGTGCCTGCGGCCGCTCTGCTCCCTATCCATTTAAGGGGGCAAGAGCAGGCTGCGGGGCAATACGCAAAAACGGATATCGCAAAAGATGAGATGATTTCCACACCGAAACTGTCTGAAACAACTCCCTTTGACGATAGCTATCTGTACAAACTGCCCGAGGGCAAAAAAGCAATGTCCGTTACCATCTCGTCACTTGCCGCGGGCTTATCGGGCAAACTGCGGCAAGGGGACATTATAACCCTGTATGCCAACCTTGACACAAAAGAGGACAAGGAAGACTATACCGCCATCCTGCTGCCTGAGCTAACCTATTTGGAGGTTTTGGCAGTAACCAACGCAGACGGTTACGACATCACAAAGGCAGTCGAGCAGTCCGAGTTGGAGGATGCGCTCTCCGCTACGGTAACCGTTGCCGTGGACGACTTGCAGGCGGCAAAACTCGCAGGCTTGGAAGTCAACGGCAAAGTGTATGCTGCACTGGTAACCCGCGGGGATAAAGAACGTGCTGTGCAGCTGCTATCAGTACAGGACAATTACCTGCAACAAGCAAAAGAACAGAAAAAGGCTGAGCCGATTGTACCACCCGTGCCGGCACAGCCAACCACTCCGCCCGAATCAGTTGTGGTTATGCAGCAAGGCGGTGATAAACAATGA